The Campylobacter concisus sequence AATGTGAGCATAATATTTGTCGATAAAGATGGCAACAAGAGCGACATTATGTCGGTTCAAGCAAAAAAATTAAATGAAATTAGTGAGTATATCTTTTCGTATGATCGCGGTATAAAGGTGATGAAATTTAGCTCGAAAAAGCCGATATGCGAGGCACTTGAGAAAGAGGAGCCTGTAAATTTAAGCGTATTAGATGCGAGATATTTTGATGGCAATCAAATTTCAAGCTATGCCTTTAGTGTTGATATTGCTGGTCAAAAGCGTGAAAACTTTGTAGAGAGAAAAGACTATTATATAGATGCAGCTGCAAATGTTATGGTTACGCTAGAAGCCTTATCTATAAAGAATATCGCAAAGGATATAAAAATGGGGCAGCTTCTGCTTGTAAAAGGTATATGTTTAACAAAAAGATAAAAAATTTAATGAAGGAGAAAAAATGAGAGCATTGCTTAGCGTTAGCGATAAAGAGGGCATTGTAGAGTTTGCAAAGGGGCTGGAAGAGCTTGGCTGGCAGATACTTTCAACTGGCGGTACATTTAAGCTTTTAAAAGAAAATGGCATCAAAGCCACTGAGGTTAGCGAATTTACGGCTTCACCTGAGATGTTTGAGGGCAGGGTAAAGACGCTTCATCCAAAGATACATGGCGGCATCTTGCATAAACGTGACGACGCTACGCACGTGGCTCAGGCAAAAGAGCATGGCATCGAGGGCATAGACCTAGTTTGCGTAAATTTATATCCATTTAAAGAGACTACGATTAGGACAGATGACTTTGCTGAGATCATCGAAAATATTGACATCGGTGGCCCAGCCATGGTAAGAAGTGCAGCTAAAAATTTTAAAGACGTGCTTATCGTTACTAGCGTGCTTGATTATGATGAAATTTTAAAGCGCCTAAAAGAGAAAAGTGATGATTTTGAGTTTAGAAGATCGCTGATGATAAAGGCATTCGAGCACACAGCAGCTTATGATAGTATGATCGCAAACTATATGAATGATAGATTTAATGGTGGTTTTGGCGATGCTAGATTTATCGTGGGAAGCAAGGTTTTTGACACAAGATACGGAGAAAATCCACACCAAAAAGGCGCACTTTATGAGTTTGATTATTTCTTTACAAATAACTTTAGAGCCTTAAAAGGCGAGGCAAGTTTCAATAATATGACCGATATAAATGGCGCATTGATGCTTGCAACTAGCTTTGATGATGCGCCAGCAGTGGCTATCATCAAGCACGCTAACCCTTGCGGCTTTGCAGTAAAAGATACCTTGCTTGAGAGCTACGAGGCTGCGCTTAAGTGCGATCCGATCTCAGCTTACGGCGGTGTGGTTGCAATAAATGGCACACTTGATGAGAAGCTAGCAAAAAAGATAAATGAAATTTACGTTGAAGTAATAATTGCTGCAAATGTTGATGAAGCAGCTCTTAAAGTATTTGAGAGTAAAAAACGTATCAAAATTTTCACTCAAGACAATAAATTTTTAGTTCGCTCAAATGATAAATTTGACTTTAAGCACGTTGATGGTGGATTTGTATTTCAAGAAAGAGACTATGTAAAAGACGAAGAGCTTGAAAATATGAAGCAAATGAGCAAGAAATTTGCAACTGGTAGCGAACTAAAAGATGCTCAGATCGCGTGGAAAGTGGCTGCGCTAACGAAGAGCAACTGCGTAGTTTATGTAAAAGATGGCGCTATGGTGGCTATTGGCATGGGTATGACTAGCCGTGTGGATGCTGCACGTGCAGCCGTGGCAAAGGCAAAAGAGCTAAAGATCGATCTAAGCGGTTGCGTTCTTGCAAGTGAGGCATTCTTTCCATTTAGAGATAGTATCGACATCGCTAGCAAGGTCGGCGTAAAATGTGTCATCGAGCCAGGTGGCAGCATCAGAGATGATGAGGTGATAGAGGCTACCGATGAGCATGGCATGTCACTATATTTTACTGGTGTTAGGCACTTCTTGCACTAAAATTTAGGGGCGCTTGCCCCTTTCTTCACACTTTATAACTTTAATTTTCATATAATCTTTTAAAAATGAAAGGAGATAGAATGAAAAAGATCTTAAAATTTATCTTAATGGCGGCGGTGTTTTTTGGTCTAAATTTGATGGCAAAAGATGAGCTTATAAAGGAGCAGACGATGGCAGGGCAAAATTTAAAAGAAATTTATCTAGCAGGCGGTTGCTTTTGGGGTATGCAGGGATATTTTAAAAAGATATTTGGCGTAGTGGATACAAAGGTAGGCTACGCGAATGGCAAGAGCGAAAATACTAGCTACCGCGAGCTTCATGAGAGTGATCATGCTGAGACACTTTATGTAAAATACGACGAAAATAGAGTCGCTTTGGCTGAAATTTTGGCTCACTTTTTTAGGGTAATCGATCCGACCTCGCTAAACAAACAAGGCAATGACGTTGGTAGGCAGTATAGAAGCGGAATTTACTATGTGAGCGAAAGTGATCTGCCAACGATAGAGAGCTTTATGAAAATAGAGCAAAAGAAATTTAAAGATAAGATCGTGGTTGAGGTGGCGCCACTTAAAAATTTCGTCTTAGGTGAGGAGTATCATCAAGATTATCTTGATAAAAATCCTTTTGGATATTGTCACATTGACCTAGGTTTAGCTGATAAACCGCTTTACGATGAGGCAAAATTTAAGCCGCTTAGTAAAGATGAGCTAAAGAAAAATTTAAGTAGCGAGCAGTATGCCGTGACGCAAGAAGCAGCGACCGAGAGGCCATTTAGCAGCGAGTATGATAAATTTGATCAAAAAGGCATTTATGTAGATATAACGAGCGGAAAGCCACTTTTCTCAAGTGCAGATAAATTTGATGCAGGATGTGGCTGGCCAAGCTTTACAAAGCCTATCACGACAACAGCTCTTTCGTATAAGGAGGACAACTCGTTTATGATGAAAAGGGTCGAAGTTAAGTCTCAAAATAGCGATGCGCACCTTGGACATGTTTTTGACGATGGCCCAAGCGATAAGGGTGGGCTAAGATATTGCATAAACGGCGCAAGCCTTAAATTTATACCACTTGAAGATATGGCTAGGCTTGGATACGAGGAATTTATACCTTACATAAAATAGCTTTTGTTGAAGCAAATCAATAGTTTAAAAAGTTTAATCAGAGTATAATTCTCCAAAATTAAAAGGAGAAAAAATGAGCGATTTTTTCAAAAACGCAGAGCAGTTTAATGTCGATGGTGCAACTGTGCCATTTTATAAATTTAATGAAAATGGTGTAAATTTTGTTGGCTTTGATTCACGTCCTTGCGTGCCGCCAGAGCCAATGGTCAATGCATTAATCGCTATTAAATTTGCTGATAAAGACACAAAAATTATGATGCTAAATCATAAATTTCCAGCTGGTCTTATACCAAAGATAGATAAGAGCTTTGATATAGAGCGTGAAGATATAGATGGTGGGGCTGTAAAGATGATTTTTAGCCTAAAAGACGGTGCAAACATAGAAGACGTAGATATGAGTCTTTGCCACTAAGATGCTTTTAAATACTTACGCGCCACCATTTAAGCTAGTCGGTGGATATTTTATTGCTGGAATTTTCTTTTTAGCATTAAGTGTGCCGGCATTCTTTTATACAGATTTTGATGCGATTAGCTCACTAAACACAGCTGGTTTTTTGCATATATTTTTTGTTGGCTTTGTTATGAGTATTATTATCGGAGCACTTTATCAGCTAACCTCAGTCATCTTAGAAAAGCCATTTTTTACAGCAAAAGGTGCTATTTTAAATTTGGCTATTTTTTGTCTATCATTGCTGGGTATGTGTTACGGGATGTTATTTGCTGATGCTAAAATTTTACAAATTAGTGGAGTTTTGCTTTTTTGCTCACTTGCCTTTTTTGCTACGACTTATGCACTAAGCTTTATGGATAATGAAAAAAAGAGCTTTGCGGCCTTTGCACTTTTTGTTTCAGCTGTCTTTTTGCTAATTGGAATAACGCTTGGTTTTTGCTTGCTTATGATACTTAGTGGCACGCTGATGCTTGATTTTGAGATGACACTAAAATTTCACGTTTATTTTGTGCTGGGATTTGTATTTCTTGTGATACTTGGAGCTGCTAGCGTACTCTTACCTATGTTTGCATTGGCTCACGATCTAAAATTTACACTTAGCAAGACCTCACTAGCATGCTATATTTTGGGTGGCATCTTACTAGCTTTTAATGAAAATTTGTCTATTTTGTCAATATGTGTGGCGGCTTTACTTTTTATAGCTCAAGCGCTTTATATTTTAAAAAAACGCGTTAGAAAGGCGTATGATTACTGGAATGTAAATATAGTGCTTTCGTTGGTGGCTTTGCTTGGTGCCACTGTTTTTATAGCTTTAGACAAATTAAATTTAGCTGCATATTTTTTAATATATGGCTTTTTGTTTGCTTTTATCGTAGCTCATCTTTATAAGATCGCACCATTTCTCATATGGTATCACTACGTAGCACCTTTTGTCGGAAAGGTAAAAGTGCCACTTCTTGATGCCATGATACTAAAAAAGATAGCTTATTTTGGTATAGCTTTTAATGCTATCTCGCTTCTTTGTTATCTTCTATCAACTTGCTTTGAACTAGAAATTTTAGTGCAAGCAGGTATGATTTTTATAGCTCTTAGTATAGTTTTGCTATCGATAAATATAATAAATATTTTTAGATTTACTGGTTTTAAAGGATAAAAAATGAAAGAAAAAATTTATAACGCACTGTCAAATATCGTTGATCCAGAAGTTGGCTTTGATATCGTTTCGCTCGGACTTATATATGATGCGAGCTGCGATGAGAATGGCAAAGCAAAGGTTACTATGACGCTTTCAACCAAATCTTGCCCGCTACATGAAATGATACTTGGCTGGGTAGAGACTGCCGTGCTTGATATAGAAGGCGTCAAAGAGTGTGAGATCGATCTTGTCTGGGAGCCTGAGTGGAATATACAAATGGCAAGCGATTTTGTAAAAGCACAACTTGGAGTTTAATTTTTAAGTTTTTGGATTTAAAGGTTTGTAAATTTTTAATAAGCTAGAGAGCAAAAGCTCTCTAGAAATTTTAAGGAGTTTGTTTTTTATTAGTCCATTTGATGGCGCATAAATGATGGCACATCAAGCTGTGACATATAGTCTTCGTCATATCCACCACTAACTTTTTTAAGTCTTAATATACGCTCTTTTTTTATGATATCGTTTGCATTAGAAGTTTGTATTTCATCTTTTTTTTCAGTTTCTTTTTGTGAGCTTTGAAAACCTGTGGCTATTATTGTAACTTCAACTTTATTGTCTTCTATTTTGTCATCAGTTGTTGTACCAAATATAATTTCAGCATCTTCATCTGCTGCCTCATGAATAATGCTCATCGCATTATTGATATCAGCTAGTGGGCAACTAGGGCTTATTCTAAAATGAACTAAAATACCAAATGCGCCATTTATTGTCATATTATCAAGAAGTGGTGATTGTATAGCATTTTTTATAGCTTCTTGTGCTGCATCTTCGCCGCTTGCTTCGCCAACACCCATTAGAGCTAGTCCTCTATGGCTCATAATCGTTCTAACATCAGCAAAGTCTAGATTTATGTCGCTTTTTCCTGAATCAAGCACGATCGTACTCATGCCATTGACGGCTCTTGCAAGTACTTCATCGACCATTTCAAAGCTTTCTTTTATGCCAGCATTTTTATCAATTAGTGTTAAGAGCTTATCGTTTGGAATGACTACAATAGAATCGCTTTCTTTTCTAAGTTCTTCAAGGCCACAATCAGCCAATTTTCTACGTTTTTTTCCTTCAAACATAAAAGGCATAGTAACAACTGCAACTGTTAGTGCGCCAATATCTTTTGCAGCTTGAGCAACTACTGGAGCTGCACCTGTACCAGTTCCACCACCAAGTCCTGTACCGATAAAAACTATATCTGATGTCTCAAGTGCACTTTTTACTTCATCGTAGCTCTCTTCAGCAGCAGCTTTTCCTATTTCAGGTCTCATGCCTGCACCTAGACCTTTTGTTGTCTTTTCTCCAAGCTGTATTTTTGTATGTGCAAGAGAATTTTCAAGAGCCTTAGCATCTGTATTAGCAACAATAAGATCTATATTTAAATTTGGATTAACTCTTATTATGTGGTTGACCATATTGCCACCACCTCCACCTACACCTACGACCTTTATCTTTGCACCATAGATGCTTTTATTTTCTTCTACTGTGAAGCTACTCATTTTTGAAATTCTCCTTAAAATAATTGTGTAATACTATACCAAAATTTTGCAAAAGCATTTGGCTTTTTTTCTTGTTTGCTAATATCTGCAATATTGGCAAGCTCTTCTTTGTTTTTTGATTTATTTGCTATCTCTAATTCAAAATCTTTATCAGAAAAACTATCCTCTTTTTCATTTGGATCCTGCACCTCTTGTCCAAAATTTTGTACATTTTCTTCTTCTACAAAAACATTCCTAAAATTTGCTTTCGGTTTTGAGGCTATTTCCCCTTGGTATCTCATTTTTTTCTCAGAATCAATCTCGTATGGGCTAAAGTTGCCAGCACCATACAAACAAAGCCCTATAGCACAAGAATTTGCTGGGTCTCTTAAAATTTCAAATAATCCATCCATTTCTTTTGGTTTTGCTATACGAACTGGCATTTTATCAAATATCGCAGATGCAAGATCCCTAATACCTTCTAGCTTAGTCATGCCGCCAGTAAGTATTATTCCAGCACCAATGCTATCTTTATAGCCGCTATCTTCTAGCATCTTAGCAAGTACCATAAGGGTTTCTTCTGCTCTGGCATATATAACATTTGATATTATGTCTAGTGAAACTTCGTGGCTTTTTGTTTCATCTCCAAGTATCGGGAGCTCTATTAGATCAACTGACTTATTTATTAAAGCACCATAACCTAATTTTATCTCTTCTGCCTTTGGAAGTGGTGTATGTAGAGCCATAGAAAGATCATTTGTAATGTTTGCTGAGCCAACAGGTAAAAATTCATTGTATCTTATAGAATTTCCAGAATGCACTACAAGATTACAAGTAGCACCACCCATATCAACAAGTGCGGCACCAAGCTCTTTCTCATCTTTTGTTAATGTTGCTATCGCAGAAGCATATCCTGAAAGGACTATGTTATCTAGCTGAACGCCTGCTAAATTTACGGCTTTTCTTAGGTTGCTAATAGATGATTTTTGTACTGTAACAATATGTGTTTGCACTTCCAGTCTACTACCATTCATGCCTATTGGATCTTCAATGTGTTCTTGTCCATCTACTTTAAAATTATAAGGAAGAACATGTAATTTTTCATATTCATGAGGTATATCAGCTGTATGATCGGCCATTTGCATAGCACGCTCAATCTCTTTTATACCTATTTCATGATTTGGTATATTCACTACACCACTACTGTCAACGCTTTTTGTATACGCACCAGAAATAGAAACTATGACCTTTTCATAGCGTGTTCCTGCAACTCTTTGTGCTTCTATTAATGCATTTTTTATTGACTTTGCAGCTTGTTCAATATTAGTTATAACACCTTTTCTTATTCCCTGCGTTTTTTCAGTTCCAATTCCAATTATCTTAATACCATTTTCATCATGTTGTGCTATTACTGCACAAATCTGGAAAGAGCCGATATCTATACCTAAAATTTTTGTACTCAAGATAAATTACCTTTTGATATATTCTTTAATTTCATAGTATTTTTTTAGTTTGTTTGTTAAATCTTTTATTAACTCATTATTTTTAAGCATTGTAACGTTTTGCTGTGTTATTTGCTTATAGTTATTATCTATATTATCTACAAGCAACCTTTGTTCCAAAATATCGTATATAACGGCCTTATCTTCTAATATAACATAATCTTCTTTTTTGTTGTTAGTTTCAAAAAGTTGAGAAACAAAAGTTCTAGTTTCACTTTCATTTAGTCCTAAGATAGAGCCATTTATATCTCTACTGATAAAGCCTATATCAGTTCCTTTGAAATTTTGTAAAGACTCTTTTGCTATGGTTATTAAGTTTTCTTTTTTCTTTTTATCTTTGTAAATTTTAAGCACCATTGCTCTTGCTTGTTCAAAACTCATAGGTTGTGGAGGAGTTATACTTTTTACTCTAACTATCAAATATCCATCTTTATATGTAAACGGTTTTATCACCTCACCAACTTTTGCCCCTTTTATTTCATCGAGCGAGAATGTCGCATTATCTTCATTTATACTAACAAATTCATTTGTTGCAAGCTCAGCTTTTTTGATAGAGGTATATTTTTTTAAAGCATCGGTCTTACTTTTCTCAATATTGTAGTCTTTGACAACTTCAGTCTTTACTTCGTCAAATGATTTGATTTTATCATCAGAGCCTTTGTATCTCTCCTTGTTTTCGTTATAGTAGTCACTCAAAGTAGTTTGATTTACATCATTTTTATTTGACTCTATAAAGTATGTTTCTAGACCATATATAGTCTTTGTCATATAGTTGTTTTTATTTGTTTCCCAAAGATTCTTTAGCTCTTTTTCATCTATTTTTATATCACTTTGATTAGCATTTATTATCTGTATTGCTAATTTGTCTTGCATAAAAAAGCTTGCTTCCATCATTGCAATGTCTTCTTTGCTAGCTGGTAAATTTAAAATAGTTCTAAGCTTATCAAGTAGTATTGTTAGTTTTAAATTTTCTTCAAAATCAGTTGGATTTATTCTAGCTCTTCTTAAAATATCGTAGTATAAATTTTTATCAAAAGTACCATCTTTTTGAAATGTTGGATCAGCGATTATATATTTTAAAATATCATCTTTACTAACACTAAGACCTATATCGTCTGCAAAATTTAATAGTAAATTCTCTTGAATTGTAGCCTGAAGTGCAGCATTTTGTAAGCCTAACTCATTGGCCTTTTCTTGTGTTAATTTACCATCAAAAAGATTATTGTAGTATTGATACAAATTATCGTATTTTTGTTGTAGTTCTTGAATGCTTATATTTCTGTGTCCTACTTTTGCTACCGAAGTGGCTCGATTGCTGTTTAAATCATATGCTCCCCAGCCTACAAAGCCTGCTCCAACAAAGGCTATTGTACTTACCCAAATGGTAACAACTAGGTATTTTTTATGTTTTTGCATCCAAGACAACATTAAATTTTCCTTTAAAAGACTAACGAAATTCGTATGATATATTATATAAAATTGCCTTAAATAAGCTTAAAATAGGGGCTTTAAAAATACCTTTGTGAAGAATTTTAATAACATTTTTTTGGTATTGTTAGCAAAATTTTAAATACTATAATCGCTATAACCACTAGTTAAATGAAGCAATTTGCAGCTATTTTCTAGTAAAGCTATCTCTTTTGCAAGAAGCTGAGGGCTTCTACTGTAGGCATAAATGCCATATCCTTTAATGATAATAATGTTTGTATTTTTTTCAACCATATATCTATAAATTTCAGTTTCTGCACGCTCATACCAGTCGTCATATTGTTTTGGATCATAGACTAAAATTTCATTAAATCTCATATACCCAAAATAATCTTTCGGTACTATTTTTTCATGTTTCATTGCGTAGGCAGTTGCGTATGGTGGCATTGCGTAGCAAACAAATCTCGCCTCATTTATATTTTTATAAATATTTAAGTGTATATCAGCATCAAGACTAGCTTCATTCCAACGATAGTCTTTTTTTGATGAAAGAAGTGTCAAATCATCATCTTTTAAATTATCAAAAATGGCATTTTGTTTATTGATTATAAATTGATTTTTTTCGACTCTTGCCGAAATCGAGCCGTGAAAAACGCCAAAAAAATTCTTTCTAAACATAGAAAGTGATATCGTTTTTATCTCATTTATTGAGTGTTCTAGCTCCATTTTTTCTCCTACATTTAAGCGATTATATTTAAGCTATCTTAAAATTTATGTAAAATTTTGTGTAATGATAGCTTTTTAAGTAAAATTTCGATAAATTTTCCACACTATTTACTATACAGAGGCAGTGTTGCAAAGTCCACATATTAGTGTTTTACTTGATGAAGTTCTATCTTTTTTTAAAAATTTAAATGGAAATTTTATAGATTGCACGCTTGGATATGCCGGACATTCTAGTGTCATTTTATCTCAAAATGAAAATTTAAATTTAATTGCCTGTGATAGAGATAACGAAGCTATAAATTTTTCACTAAAAAAACTTGAGCCATTTGGTAGTAGGGTTAAAATTTATAAAAGTAACTTCTCTGAATTGACTAGCAAGCTAAGTCAAGAAGAAATTTTAAATGTTAGAGGAATTTTGGCTGACATCGGTGTTAGCTCGCTTCAGATAGATAAAGATGATAGGGGCTTTAGTCTTAGCTCAAGCACGCTTGATATGCGCATGGATAAAGAGCGAAATTTTAGTGCGTTTGACGTTGTGAATGGATACTCTTTTGATGAGTTGGTTAGAATTTTTAGAGATTATGGTGAGCTAAAAAATGCTGCCGGGATTGCAAATAAAATTATAAATGCTAGAAATTTAGGCAAGATAACGAGTGCAAAAGAGCTTGCAAATTTAATAGGTACAGCCCAGATAAAAGGGCGCGGAGTTAGCCCTGCAATACTTGCCTTTCAAGCCATCAGGATAGAGGTAAATGGTGAGCTAGATGAGCTAACAAATTTGCTTGATAGTATAGAAAAAGGCGGGTTTAAAGATTGTCTTGTGGCGATTATTACATTTCACTCACTTGAAGATAGGATCGTAAAGGAGCGCTTTAAAAAATGGGCAAATAGCTGTATCTGCCCGCCAGGTGTCTATAGGTGTGAGTGCGGAAACAACCACGAATTAGGAGAAATTTTGACCAAAAAGCCACTAACGGCAAGTAGTAGTGAGCTAAAGGTAAACTCACGAAGCAAGAGCGCAAAACTGCGGGTTTTTAAGATAAAGGGATAAAAATGCAAGAAAAAGAAGAGCTACTAACGCTTCACGACGAGGAGCAAAAACGTGAGGTAAATTTAAGCTTTAAGACATTAGTGATGGTCTATTTAGCTGTTTTTATAGCTCTAGCTATATTTTTGCCAAAAATTTACATAGCAAATCAAATTTATTATATAAGTAGAGATATAGCGGACATTAGCGGTAAGCGAGATATGCTTTTAGAGGAAAATAGAGCTCTTAATATAAAGCTCGAAAATTTACGTTATAAAAATCAAATTTTAAATAATATGCAAGAGCGTCAATGGAAATAACTGAACATTTAAAGTTTTTAAATTTCGGTGATTCAATTACATTGGCAAATAATATAGCCATTTTGTATGCAACTGCACAAAAATAAAGTTAACTCAACAAACAAAGCCTAGCTTAACTTACTAATTAATTACTTTAATTACTCTCTTTTTGAGAGATTAGCTTTTCATATATATATTGTTCTAAATCTTTTTTTGATATGTCATTTTTTATAGCAGTATTATAAATTTCTTCGACCTTGCTTGAGTATTTTTCATAGCCAAAATAGGGAAAATGCACACTCCAGGCTTTCTTGATAAGATCGTGACTTATCTCTCTTCTTGCCCAAACTTTAAACATATCAAAGCCAATGAAAACGGCCGAAGTAACGACAGCAGTCGCTATTATCGATATGTGTGCATCAGTTTTTGCTAAAAAATGATGCGTGATGATTAACAATGGAAATAAAATGACAAAACAGATAAGTGCATAAATCTGGTAGAGCTTGATATGGTTAAATCTAAAATTTAGCTTTGCTCCATCTATTAGCATACCTTCGTTAAAAAGGGCATTTGCTTCAAGTAGATCCCTAAATAAAACTGGCTGTTTTGAAACAAAAAAAACGTTTTTTATGATTCTATCTTTTAAAGTTTCTTGCATTTTTTATAGACTTTTTACCTTTGAAATTTTGGCTCATTATATCTAAGAATCTATAAATTCAAACAAAATTAGATACAATTTGCCCAAAATTTAAGGAGCTAAAAATGGCAGATCAAGCTTTACAAACCGTCTTTTTAAATGGAGAATTTTTGCAAAAAGACGAGGCAAAAGTTAGTGCTTTTGATAGAGGATTTATATTTGGTGATGGAATTTATGAGGTTGTGCCTGTGATAAATTCAAAAATGGTTGATAAAGATGGATTTTGGGCGAGATTTGAAAGAAGCTTAAATGAAATAGATATAAGCCTGCCTTACGAAAAAGATAAATTTGAAGCGATCTTAAATGAGATGATCGCCAAAAATGCCTTAAAAGAGGGCGGAATTTACATGCAAGTAACAAGAGGCGTGGCGTTTAGAAATTTCTATTTTATGGAAAATTTAACCCCAAGCGTCTTCATCTTTTGCTACGAGAGTGAAATTTTAAACAACCCAGCTGCAAAAACTGGCATAAAAGTGGTAAGCGTCGAGGATATAAGGTGGAAAAGGCGCGACATAAAGTCGATCTCGCTTCTAGCTCAGTGCTACGCCAAAAATGAGGCTCACAAAAAAGGCGCAGACGAGGGCTTTATGGTGGAAAATGGCTTTGTGACAGAGGGCTGTAGCTCAAGTGCTTTTATCATCAAGGATAAAACTCTAATTACAAAACCACTTTCAAATGAAATTTTGCCAGGGATCCGCCGCATGAGACTTTTAAGGATTGCTAAAGATATCGGCCTTAAGATAGAGGAGCGAAAATTTAGCATGGATGAAGTTTATAGTGCTGATGAAGTCTTTATCTCGGCTGCGACGCTCATACTCTTACCAGTCGTTTATGCTGATGGCAAGGCGATAAATGGTGCAAAAGTAGGAGAAATTTCAAGCAAACTTCGAGAAATTTATGCTGGTGAACTTTTAAAAGAAGCTGAACTTTGAGAGAAAAAATCTTAATAAGCGCTTGTTTGGTCGGCATAAATTGTAAATTTAACGGCGAAAATAATCTTTTAAGTAAAGATGTTTTAGATGAAATTTCAAAGAGATATCATCTGCTTTTTGTTTGTCCAGAGGTTTATGGTGGGCTTAGTACGCCAAGGGAACCAGCTGAGATGAAAAATGGCGCAGTTATTTGTAAATTTTCAGGTAAAGATGTGAGCGAAAATTTTAAAAAAGGAGCAGAAATTTGCCTGAGAATAGCCAAACTAAATGGTTGTAAAAAGGCTATTTTAAAATCAAAAAGTCCAAGTTGTGGAAGTGGGCAAATTTATGACGGAAGTTTTAGCAAGAGACTTATTTTGGGCGATGGTATCACAGCAAAACTGTTAAAAGAAAATGAAATTTTAGTTTACGGCGAAGATGAGATAGCAGGGCTTGATGCTTGATAGACTAAAAGACAATATTATGCTTGAGGTGATCTTTAAATATATCATCTTGTTGCTGCTTTTTATCTGTGTGATCGGTCTTTTTATGAGCGGCGTTCTTTTCTTAAATGGGGAGATGAGTGAAAATTCGCTGAATTTACACATTTTCTTTGGCTTTAGTTTGGTTGTTTTAACGATTGTTCATAGTTATGTTAAGAAGAAAAAGTTAAAGAAGCTAAGCCTTGAGTTTAAAAATATCTTAAATCACAAGCCAGTGCAGATGGACTGCAATACA is a genomic window containing:
- a CDS encoding peptidylprolyl isomerase, producing MLSWMQKHKKYLVVTIWVSTIAFVGAGFVGWGAYDLNSNRATSVAKVGHRNISIQELQQKYDNLYQYYNNLFDGKLTQEKANELGLQNAALQATIQENLLLNFADDIGLSVSKDDILKYIIADPTFQKDGTFDKNLYYDILRRARINPTDFEENLKLTILLDKLRTILNLPASKEDIAMMEASFFMQDKLAIQIINANQSDIKIDEKELKNLWETNKNNYMTKTIYGLETYFIESNKNDVNQTTLSDYYNENKERYKGSDDKIKSFDEVKTEVVKDYNIEKSKTDALKKYTSIKKAELATNEFVSINEDNATFSLDEIKGAKVGEVIKPFTYKDGYLIVRVKSITPPQPMSFEQARAMVLKIYKDKKKKENLITIAKESLQNFKGTDIGFISRDINGSILGLNESETRTFVSQLFETNNKKEDYVILEDKAVIYDILEQRLLVDNIDNNYKQITQQNVTMLKNNELIKDLTNKLKKYYEIKEYIKR
- a CDS encoding class II aldolase and adducin N-terminal domain-containing protein, with protein sequence MELEHSINEIKTISLSMFRKNFFGVFHGSISARVEKNQFIINKQNAIFDNLKDDDLTLLSSKKDYRWNEASLDADIHLNIYKNINEARFVCYAMPPYATAYAMKHEKIVPKDYFGYMRFNEILVYDPKQYDDWYERAETEIYRYMVEKNTNIIIIKGYGIYAYSRSPQLLAKEIALLENSCKLLHLTSGYSDYSI
- the rsmH gene encoding 16S rRNA (cytosine(1402)-N(4))-methyltransferase RsmH, with the translated sequence MQSPHISVLLDEVLSFFKNLNGNFIDCTLGYAGHSSVILSQNENLNLIACDRDNEAINFSLKKLEPFGSRVKIYKSNFSELTSKLSQEEILNVRGILADIGVSSLQIDKDDRGFSLSSSTLDMRMDKERNFSAFDVVNGYSFDELVRIFRDYGELKNAAGIANKIINARNLGKITSAKELANLIGTAQIKGRGVSPAILAFQAIRIEVNGELDELTNLLDSIEKGGFKDCLVAIITFHSLEDRIVKERFKKWANSCICPPGVYRCECGNNHELGEILTKKPLTASSSELKVNSRSKSAKLRVFKIKG
- a CDS encoding D-amino acid aminotransferase translates to MADQALQTVFLNGEFLQKDEAKVSAFDRGFIFGDGIYEVVPVINSKMVDKDGFWARFERSLNEIDISLPYEKDKFEAILNEMIAKNALKEGGIYMQVTRGVAFRNFYFMENLTPSVFIFCYESEILNNPAAKTGIKVVSVEDIRWKRRDIKSISLLAQCYAKNEAHKKGADEGFMVENGFVTEGCSSSAFIIKDKTLITKPLSNEILPGIRRMRLLRIAKDIGLKIEERKFSMDEVYSADEVFISAATLILLPVVYADGKAINGAKVGEISSKLREIYAGELLKEAEL
- a CDS encoding DUF523 domain-containing protein, whose product is MREKILISACLVGINCKFNGENNLLSKDVLDEISKRYHLLFVCPEVYGGLSTPREPAEMKNGAVICKFSGKDVSENFKKGAEICLRIAKLNGCKKAILKSKSPSCGSGQIYDGSFSKRLILGDGITAKLLKENEILVYGEDEIAGLDA
- a CDS encoding chemotaxis protein; the encoded protein is MLDRLKDNIMLEVIFKYIILLLLFICVIGLFMSGVLFLNGEMSENSLNLHIFFGFSLVVLTIVHSYVKKKKLKKLSLEFKNILNHKPVQMDCNTTRFLNALNDVKVSEVSKKFGSDIVEILRSNDIKVKSENETMKQICKNNDEKMFYIFVLIVEAIFNDKEKS